The nucleotide window GAGGCCTTTATTGAGATTGCGGTGTGGGAACAGGTATCACGTCAGGCCTGGTTGGGGATTTTTGATGGTCTCGGTTTCACTCAAGCATCTCATTCGGCCCAGTTTTGAACCGGATACTCCTGCCCTTGGATACAACGCAAAAGCAAAGAAGTGaagtgtaaataaataaaaaaatgtatatatatatatattttaggttCTTATACCCTTTTAATGAAAAGTCTTTAACAAATGACTTATTTTTACATTGATAAATCTTTAAAGAAAGGAGGAACTAGAGCCATCGTTTGTACTTTCTGCATTATTATACTTGCTAGCATCGTTTAAACATTGAAAGGAGGTTGCCGCTGGTGTGTAATGCTCAGCAGGGGTCCAATTGACCCTCACTTTTTTAATACCCTGATCAACTAAATCTATTCACGTTTCAATCAAAGACTGATGATTGCGAACCGCGAACAACATGCCGTAGTGTGATCCTCCCGTTCTCAGCCTCATCTCGTCGGACCTGACGCGTATGACGGACAGCGAGCGGGACCAGATAGACCAGGACGCCCAGATCTTCATGAGGACGTGTTCTGAGGCCATACGCCAGCTCCGCTCTGAAGGTGGGCCAGCAGGGGGTTTCCACCTTGGGGGGGATACATGAGGGAACCGCCACAGGGGTCCTTGGCACTTTTGCtcttaaaaaacacatttaacaataaaacaaatctttaaatggataataaaaacatatatattataaatcttTTTCagttatttatgtgtgtttcacTTTATGCATTCGGTCAAAggtttttcctttgctttttttgtgttgatttgtgtttgGTAAATAAACATGCTGCAAATTCAGCTGTGCTGACTGTGCACTGTTTACCACTGGCCAGGGCCTTCTTGCAGTAATGACTGTAtataaaggggggggggctggcaccTTTTTGCGCCAACACTTCATGTGTGTTTAATTGTTTTTTACCGTTTGCATATGAGGTGGTCCACCAATtgcctgggaaccagacaaatctcgcaagctcatgtttcatttgctcTGCATATAGTTCTGGCCTCCCTCACATACAAATTTCTTTCTGCCCAGTACGAAATAGGCCAACCGatcacaaccgtttatctaACATGAGGCGGGATAAATACGATGATGGCTCAGGCGTGTAATAGAGGCATTTAACAACAACagagatggctgccgttgatgTAGAACGGTCTGTTGATAACGCCGGTTTTAAACATACTGGACGGTATATTTCCTCTAAAAGAAGAACAGACAACTGCACGGAAGCACACTTGTTGatgataaatgtttttttgtctcTCAGTACTGCGTCACGCATTTCGTTGCTATGATTGGTTGTAGGCCTATCCAATTGTGCCCGGAGGCATTTTGTTCTGTGTCCGTTGGTCTGTAATTCGTCTGGCGATGCCAGATGTATTGGCATCGCCAGACGCACAGGCGATTCCACCAAAGGTCTTGATGACGATTCAAAGGTCGGGAACCACTGGGCTAGCATGGTACAAGTAAATTGGTCTCTTTGCTTCAGCCTTACCTGCACCTGCATGCCTGTCCAGAGtgttacaaaatgtacagaatGTAACATTTTGTATTAAcatgttgtgtttggtgtgcttTTTGTTATTGTTGGCTCCTGTTAGCTGAGAAGCAAGTGTTGTCTGCTCAGATGAAGGAGCACAGGGCAGCAGTACTGGACCTCGTCGATGTGTATCTCAGAGGTGAGCTCAATTCACTTCACTCAAACCATCCACAATAATGCTCTTGGTAGGATGTAGTGGGCTTAACACGGGTTACACAACAACCACCTTGCAGGGAACGACGTGTGGCTTCAGTGTGTCTCCCCTGGTGTGTTCCCCTTCAAGGTGTGTGCAAGATTTACTCTGAGCAGAGGGCCATCCGAGTCAAGAGAGTGGTGGACAAGAAGAGGCTGTGAGTAGCGGTTTGGTGTATCCTCACCTCGACGGTGGCACCCGACCTCTCCACAGACCCCGCCTGACGCCGTGATGTCATTCCCCAGGTCCCGACTGGAACCCGAGCACCAGGGCAGGTCGGGGAAGGTGGCCGGGCCTGAGCCCAGCGAGGAGAAGACCCCGGCGGTCAAGGAGGAGGGCTCCGGTAGGTCTGCTTCCATCCCAGTCTCGCCACGTGATGTTCACAACATGTTCATGGCCGACCACCTGGTCGCCATAGTGACGTAGAGCTAGGGGCTGCGGCGATGTGCATCTCCACCATTGAGTGGTTCAGATTCAAACCTCAGGGATTCTGGGTATTCTTATTCAGTGGTGAGTTGTCACATCACTCGTACGATTTAAAATGGTGGGGGCGTCCCAGGAAGTCAACGGCCAACACTTGTTGGAATGCAGAAGCGTGTATCCATAGTCAGACTGCCCTCTCCATCTGTCACAAGACACATATTTGTGGGCTTCGTGATCAATGGATGCGTCTTAAATGCCAAGTGTGAACGGAGACTGTGGAAGGCAAGCAGCATCCCGCGCCGCACAATGgaatctttctttctctcaagGGCGCGTCAACGTCGGCATGTATGAAAGCCATGAGCATGTCCTCTCCGGAGCGGAGGGATGCGTGTGAGCGCGAGTACGTTCCTGGAACGTGGATGAGCAGAAAAGCTCTGAGATCATATCCGTCTAATGCATACAGTAGTTTGGACTGTGTTTTTGAAGAAGATTATACACTCAAAATGTCATCTTACCATCGTCATGTTTATACGACTTGAGGGATTTGATATAATTGTGAGGGTAGCGATTATGTCAATATTTTCGAATGAGAAGATCCATTTGAGCGTGGTGATGGTTGAAGTTTCTGGTGAAGTTTCTGaatttgaaatgtgtgtgtgagagttgaatctggcttatttgtgtgtgtctctctctttctccctaactctcgcgctctctctctctctcagagaggaACATGTCTGAGCTGCTGGACAACAGCGTGAGCCCCTGGGAGGACAGCAGAGCGGAGGACGAGCTCTCTCCAGAGGAAATTCAGATGGTGTGGCGCCCCTTCCAGTAGCACTGCATACACTGTTCGGCCTCTGAGCTGCTACAATAACCTGCTTTGTATGTCTATCTCCAGCATCAGGCCAATATGAATTGTAAATACGTCAGGATTAGAATTGGGCATAAACAGCCTTAACTTGTTCAACCGAAAAAGGATTACCCAGACAGCTGACTAATTCATTTTACACACGTTGGTTCCAGGCTTAAACTAATTTTTAAATGGACACTGTCAGATTTACGACTAGGAATATTTGTTTTGAAACTACAGCACCAATCACATTGATGGGATTAGATAAAATGAAATACAAACTTGTTTGTGATGAATAATCATACATTGCAGGCCCATTTCCTGATCCGTTTCCCTTGTTGAGTAAACGTGGTGTTACTCATAACTGAATATGATTACtgttgactaaaatgtaatgGTAATGTTGGCTGACAAAACTTGAATTCGGTCAGGTACAGGCGAGCTACGACTCAGACACAAAACTCTGTATGCACTTTAAGATATCTATTCGTGTACAATCCCTAATTGTTTTCCTGTGTTCTCCCTGCAGTTTGAGCAAGAGAACCAGCGGTTAGTGAGCGAGATGAGCAGCCTAGTGGATGAAGTGAGGTGAGAAGTGTTTGAGTCATCTGAAAGGCAAGGCTATTCTGTTGGTTTGACAAATCAATAAACTTCCAACGTGCTTTCAGGCAAATTGAGGGCAAGGTGGTTGAGATCTCTCGACTCCAAGAGATCTTTGCTGAGAAGGTCCTCCAACAGGTGAGTTCTATAGGAACAAGTTTTGTACATGAATATACTTGTGAAGGTACACGGTGGATGGATGTTTATGTACGCATTTCTTCCCCAGGAAACGGAGATAGACAATATCCACCAGTTAGTCGTGGGCACGACAGAAAACGTCAAAGAAGGCAACGAAGACATTCGAGAGGTGAACAACCCTACAGTCCCCATCAATCATTCGTATCAGCAGTGAGATCTTCTGTTGCAACCAGCAACGTTCACCTTGCCcacatttttatgttatttattaatCAACGTACAGAAGGCTAGGTACAGGTTTTCATGTTGAAacgcgtgtctctctctctctctctctctctctctctctctctctctctctctctctctctctctctctctctctctctctctctctctctctctctctctctctctctctctctctctctctctctctctctctctctctctctctctctctttctctttctctctttctgtctctctctctctctgtgtgtgtctccaggccaTTAAAAACAACGCTGGCTTCCGCGTGTGGATCCTCTTCTTCTTGGTTATGTGCTCCTTCTCCCTGCTCTTCCTGGACTGGTACGACAGCTAATGCCTCCCAGACGTCTGATTGGACCCTACACCACACAACAGGAAGTGGACATCCTCCTGACCTCCTTGCCTTGTCTGTTTTGTTCAGCTAACACATGTGTAATTATGTCTTAAGGACCCAATGAACGGAGTAGAACAAATGAAGATGAtcaagtttgtgtgtatgaaatGCAGTTGGTAACCAAGCGCTGGGGCCAGTCTGTGGCTGTTAAGTGGCAGCTTCCATGTAATACAGCACTGtatccactagagggcagcaaTCCTTCTACTGGGTTGAATGTGACCTGTCAACTTTTAATTTTGAGTATTGGTGGGACAATCATTGTCTTTGAAGCCACTTCAGTGCTTGCAAATTAAATAAAGGAAGCAATGGTTAAAAAGACAGAGGCTTCAGCTGGTTGTCTTTCTTATTATTGCCTCCAATGCATTAAAGGATACTATGTAGACTTGCATTGTTTGGGCCAATAATGTTTAGGATTCATCTAATGATAAACTCTTTTTGTTATCTGACCGTGAACTTTCCCTGTCCCTCATTCACTTCCATGTTAGACTGAACTACCAAAATCCTGGAATTCCAGGTCGAAATAAACCACCAATAGCACTGTCTGTTGCTGCTGTTCAAGTTGCACTGATCAACCACTTAATCTAATAAAAGCCTTAATGCTTGAAATACTGCCTTGTGCTTGTCCTTCGAATTACAtttaacacacactcaaacattgaAGTGGCCAGCCTCATTGGGGCTTCTAGGATCAGCCACATTGATTGGTTTCGGTCCTTAAGAGCATTTTAAGGACTTAAAGGGACAGGATCCTGAACTGTCGTGTTCCAtaataaaatgcaattcaaatTGACAGGATATGTTTCTTGATTTAATATTGAATTGAGTGATATCAAGAGATAGACACCTATGTAATAGTAGGattaatttatttacattttctcATCAGTGTTGAAAACCCATTTCATTAACAAATTTCCTTCTTACAATTTAATGTCACTAAACCATTTCATCTGCTGTTTGTTGGCACTTCATTCCCATTCTTACGTTTACAGTTTCAGTAGCAAATGCACTTTAAATATAATACTTCATTGTTTAAAAAGATACATCCTTTCTGCCAGCTACTGTGAAATGACTGATACAGAAAAGGCAACAACCACAAGTACTACTGTCAGATTGTTCTACTACATCAAATTGTACAAGTATCTTTTAAAATAGCTACCAATAGCCATCCATTGTCACTAcactaaataaattcaaagcaTTGCACAAGACAGTATCTTCATATTGCAGTGCACAAAACattcaatacaataaatagatTATGCTGGTAGAAAACCCGTTCTAGAGTTCTTATGCGGTTCTTACATTGTTTACATCTTTGTGTATTTTGTCAATGTATAATGTTGAGTCGAAATAAACACATTGGTGCTGCTTACAAAGAGTTAAAACACATTTAGACATTCATTTCAAATGAATCTGAATCAGGGAGCCTGTTTAATCTAGTGGTCATAGAGTCCTTAAACACATGGTAGGTGAGGACCAGGGAAAGTACTAGAAAGGTAGAGATGAACACAAGACACTCCTGGTTCCACTGTGTCCTAGTCTGCCTGTTAATAGTGCATTAGCACTCTCACAAGACTGAATCAGCTTTCAAATGACTGGAGAACCAATCCACCATGGCACGagtcatgcatttgtgtgttggaAAGAGGTGAGGCAGACATAACCAACACTCACTCCAGCTGTTCTTAAGTAAAGTGAGGTCTCTGTTTCCGATGCCTATGCACAGAGAAATTATCTGTGCGCCTGTTGTTGTTGCTCTGTGTTCATGAGGCATTTCTACGTTTTTACGCACTATCTTTGAATATGTAATAAGTGTAAATCACCCTATGCTGCCCAAACAAACCAGGAATTCCAGGGAACCGGTAAATCCTGGCCTTCCCGCAAAATCGCTTCAcaaacatcccctcaaaataaATTCCTCACTTAAAATTGGACCTCGGCTTCCACCTCAGCCTTGGCCGACGTAGCAGCTCAGAGGGGATCACGCTCATGTTTGACCCCACAGAAAAAACAATGGGACTTTGTTTTAGGTTTCCCTCAGAAAAGACACAAACATTTTGGGTGGCAGTCAAACGCCGCTGGTTCGCTGACGGCGACGGGAGACGGGAccgggggggtgaggggatCAGGCCAGCTTCTGGGCGGTCTCCGTCTCCTGCTGGGTGACCTTCTCCTCGGACATGACGGTCATCCACGGCGACACGGAGCGCGTGATGGTCTGCTTGGCCATGTTGTAGTGGTTGATGATGGTGAAGAGGCGGCCGCGGCCCCccgggccctggggggggtAGTAGCCGTACATTCCGGCCGGCATGCAGCGCCCTTGCTGcacggaggagaagagaaggggggagggagggggggggggggagagggaggatggtCCCATTGGGAGGAAGCGGGGAGGACAATAAATCAATTGTTGagccctggagggagggagggagggataatgTTCTGGGGAGAAACGGGAACATAAGAGGtagaaatgtgttgtgatgaAGAGTAAAActgaaatgaataaatgaatgttcATATTTTTAGACCATTGGCGACGCTCTAAAGGAAATCTTGATAATGATGTTATTTATCCTTTTGCCTCACCCATGTGAGGCAAAAGGATTGAGGGTTGAGGAGGCTGGAGTTCGCTCAGTCTGCTGGAGCGAGATGATGTGAAAACTGATTAGCCTATTACCGTAAATGAGCTAATATACACCAGCAAGGCACATGCATGATTCCCCATGGCAACAGGCACTTGCAAacattggtgtgtttgtgtcaatgtgtgtgtgtgtgtgtgtgtgtgtgtgtgtgtgtgtgtgtgtgtgtgtgtgtgtgtgtgtgtgtgtgtgtgtgtgtgtgtgtgtgtgtgtgtgtgtgtgtgtgtgcttaaaggTGAATTTGGTTAAACTAACATCTGGTAAAGAAAGGTAGCTGCAGCATtagtttgattaaaaaataaatacatttaaaaaatcaaGACCTTAACAGTGACTTTCCTTCCATCCCTTTGAGATCAAACTATGacgcatttttatttattttttgttatttgctAGTTTAGTGATCGTAAGCGTGATATTATCGGTTGAGgagtgctttataaataaagaataaatcaacaaataaaTTAATGAAACAACCCAAAGACCATCCCCCAAACCATGTGTATACGTATATCTACATTATATTCTCCTATTCTTCATTGAATATGACATCTATACACATTGTTACGTTGTACCCCACATTGCAGGGCGTGGCTGCTTACCGTGTACACAAAGCTCTCCGGGCAGGGCTGTTCGTACTGGTAGACCTTGTAAACCACCaggaacaccacacacaccaggaaGGCCAGGGCACAGATCACCAGCAGAGTCAcctggagagggagacacaaccagccaccaccaccaccgtcaacCATCCATGATCCAGCCCATCACAGTTCAGTCCTCAAACTGTTACGCAGCACACATGTTTACGGCTCATTAAGGCCCAAGAATGATTCTGCGTCGAATAGCCGCGGTAGTCTTTCCCGAATGTCTTACACCCCTTACCTTACAGGCGCCTTTTTTGAGACTAAAAACATGTGCGAGGCCCCAGGAATACAAAATACACCGAAAAATCCATCAGCAAAGGACTGATGAAGATCGTCATTTTCATGCATCAAGTATCATGGTTGTGGGGCTGCCATGACTCGAAGAGCATGGCAATGGTTCAACACGATTAATTTGCAGAGATACAAGGTAAACTGACATGCACTCTCTGGCGCTGGTTCATGAAGCCTCTACCAGACCCAGGTCAATCCTCATTCTATATTAGTGTGGGCAGAATGGTAAAATAACCATGCCTATATGGGCTGATTTATCGTCATATGGTTTTCTTGATGGGTATGTGTAGAAGTAGAAACCAGTCAGCACTATCAATATGTGGTCCAGAGGTTATAATGTTAGCTGTAACATTGTGTGGTCTAATAATAGACTACATTAATTTGACATCAGGACCTAACCTTGATGTATACATCTCATTGTTCTCAACACTTGAACGGTGTGAAGAAGCAGTGCAAGTGTTGCAAGGCAAGGGGAGAAGCAGCATTGCTATGTCGGGTAGTGTgcgtctcttctctctctctctctttctcctgggGATTATGTAACCGCCGGCGGTGTCTCTAGGAGACCGGAGTGCCAGGGAAGACAAGATGTTATTAAAGTCGCTTCATCTTTTTCCCGTTTGAGAAGtggaataaatatattttttgcaaGCCGTGTTCCCCATAGGCCTACTTTCTGCCTGCAGTGGTCAAACTGTTGTTAACAAAGTCTCTCTGACAAAAGTTTTGGGATAAAATGAGAGATGAGATGTTATACGATGTGCGGTGAGGTTAGCCCTGACAAGAGGAACATGCACAGATAAAGATATTTTGAgtgaaatatgaaatattttATATCTGAAGGGCTTTTCCACAGTGCATGATGCATTATGaggatatttttgttttaagcCTTTAGTCTCTCTTTCGTGTGAGAACAATTCATGTGTCAGGATTCAAAAGTACACGCAGTGCTGGAAATAGCTTGTGACATGAAAACGGCAACAGGAGTGGATGAAAGGGAATACCCTTGCGGGGTCTTCTTAACACAACATATCAAAGCACAGATTGTCACACCAGACATGTCCCTCCTTATCTTTAAAACTGGTTTTCTTCTTGCACATCAAAGGACATTCTGTTAAAATCAAAGACATTAGATGGCTTTGATTATGACCTTTGAtttatgatgttttttttgcaattatAAACATCTGTTgaggattttattttattattattatcattattatttgtatttgtatctaTTATGTATATTTAAGATACATAATAATTGTCAATATTATCACTTTCAGCCCCACCACTTATTATTCCACGTCCACTTGCTTCCTTAGTTGGCTTTATATCATGCATTGTAATCCATGGCAGAGAAAGTGTTTTGGTATGTTTGGGTATGTCTGTGCAGCCAAAGAGGATTTTCCATTTCATAAGTGGACAATAAAGATGTCTACTATAATCCAATTATCAAaaccattattattactatcattAAAATAATTGAGGGATACACATTCTAATGAGCATCAATGGTTCAACCAGACATTGCTGTTTGGAGGCTATTGCCATGGCAGCAACGGAATTAATGAGGTGTTTGGGGGCGGGGGATATAGGCTGTGTGCATTATGCATTCTGTTGTGTACGCATGCAGCTAGCAAACCTTTCCTGGTGGAGCCCTCTTGCTTTGCAATACACTGAGGTCCCTGACACAAACCAACATGTTCTTCCACACTCTAACTCTGATGAgtcgagagagggagggagggagagaagaggattcTGTGACAAATCATGCACTGCAAAGAAGCTCCAAGGTGGTCGatatgaacatgtgtgtgtgtgtgtgtgtgtgtgtgtgtgtgtgtgtgtgtgtgggtgtgtgtgtgtgtgtgtgtgtgtgtgtgtgtgtgtgtgtgtgtgtgtgtgtgtgcgtgagtgtgtgtatgtgttggggggggggggggggggggagagtgagggtgtgtgagtgaagAGGAAGGAAAACCACACAAATAATAGACACAGGAGCATGAAGAGAGGTGGTGTTTCTTACCTTGAGCCGCTCAGACACTCCCTCGATGATGCTTATAGAGAACTCTGCAATTTTAGGGGACCTCAACTTGGCCTTCTTGCTGTCCCCATCGTAGTCGCTCTTTGTCTTCACCACCACCTGGCCCAGGAAAACACAAGAGATGCATGACGTGTTACGTGCTGCATGGTATTTCAGAAAATTGGAAAATAAAGACCTATCAGGAAATTATATTGGTGTCCTAATTGTTATTTTCCAATAGAAAGGCTTCATCTTGATTATATTCAATGCATTGATGAAAGAGGGAATTGAGACCTTTTCCGGAGCTGGAAACTGCAGTTGACTGGCATCTAACGGTGTGATCAGGGGGATTGTGTCGAACCCGTCTTCACTAACCCCCTTCCCATTATTCTTTTCGCTAAAATTGCTCCCTAGTTTGACCATTTTCCTTCACGATAAGCAGTAAACCTGAGAAGGAGAATAAGAAAACATGCGCATTTCAACCAAACCATCAGACGGATGTGCAATTCTAACATGTTTGTTTTAATAGGCTATGAAACACCCGGAGAAATGTCATGTTTTATATgtataatgaatgaaaaatctCAAACAGTAATCCGCACAATATGATAGAATAACCTGCAGTAAATGATGAGAAAAATAACAATACATATGTGCTGGTGTCCTCGTCCGCGGAACACGATTATTGACAGTAGAAaggttatttttatgtttttacccGGCTGCTGTGTATCGTGATAAATCAGTGCCACTATAAATCTTATCGTGCACTTACCCGCTTAATTATGATATTTTCTTGATTCCGGACGGTGCTTCTGTCCTCCAATATATTACAGCTTGTGCCGTCGACGTTGCCAAGGTGTGACGCAGCCGATGTACGAGTCGGGAACACAGATATGGCCAGGGTCTGCACGGCGGGGTCCCTTCCTGCTGAACCACGCCGCCGCCGGCGAGCAGTGGTACTGCAGATCATGTTGAAGACCTATCATATATAAACCATTAACCGTGATTTCAGTGCAGAGGAATGGATGCATTTTCAATGGGGAACTAGAATAGACAGCACAACTATGACAATGACAAGGGCCAAATAATAATGCAtactattaaaaataaaataataaagaaaaatccGAAATTACCTTCTAATATGATCTAAAAACTCAGTAAAGTTATCCTTTTCTGTATCAAATATTGGAATGTTGGAATTTATTTTCGTTTTAATAGAACAAGATTAAGAGGCTCCAGATATACCAAATGAGTAGTTAAGGATGTTCTTTGCCACacatcatttttttgtttttcgtttAATGTTAAGGTTGTTTTGGAGTTAGCGGCTCTCAACAATCAAAAACCAGAAAAACTCTGGCAGCAGAAAGAGAAT belongs to Gadus morhua chromosome 13, gadMor3.0, whole genome shotgun sequence and includes:
- the LOC115556970 gene encoding neuronal vesicle trafficking-associated protein 1, coding for MVKLGSNFSEKNNGKGVSEDGFDTIPLITPLDASQLQFPAPEKVVVKTKSDYDGDSKKAKLRSPKIAEFSISIIEGVSERLKVTLLVICALAFLVCVVFLVVYKVYQYEQPCPESFVYTQGRCMPAGMYGYYPPQGPGGRGRLFTIINHYNMAKQTITRSVSPWMTVMSEEKVTQQETETAQKLA
- the stx18 gene encoding syntaxin-18; translated protein: MAVDITLLFKASVKTVKTRNKAMGIGFDSTKDEIFKRSKTKHGFSPKAKEVITNITKLKDFLLQHRKDYINAGSLISSDLTRMTDSERDQIDQDAQIFMRTCSEAIRQLRSEAEKQVLSAQMKEHRAAVLDLVDVYLRGVCKIYSEQRAIRVKRVVDKKRLSRLEPEHQGRSGKVAGPEPSEEKTPAVKEEGSERNMSELLDNSVSPWEDSRAEDELSPEEIQMFEQENQRLVSEMSSLVDEVRQIEGKVVEISRLQEIFAEKVLQQETEIDNIHQLVVGTTENVKEGNEDIREAIKNNAGFRVWILFFLVMCSFSLLFLDWYDS